A genomic stretch from Triplophysa dalaica isolate WHDGS20190420 chromosome 4, ASM1584641v1, whole genome shotgun sequence includes:
- the si:dkey-193c22.1 gene encoding uncharacterized protein si:dkey-193c22.1 has translation MIGLKCYFSLPVVAGAFFVGLPYSISLVAQWLYGWPNKPGYQKYMEALKPRRIYCLTRAVLEMLKYLQYGKLYFQWKLWYKDDKNSKHYVKGITFGRRGYKLDLYYSPSMDNSNAAPVPVVIFVYGGAWGSGERSIYCLLALQMAKELNASVICPDYSIYPKGNVLNMVQDICDSLLWVRERGQTFNLDKDNIVLMGHSAGAHLCALTTLFLVNSAEELFIELPKQRELVSAIKGNIGLSGVYNIMDHYKHEKMRGVEYVSTMHKAMGGLENFDYYSPTSLLKKLNEDQIKRVPPVVLLHGTSDIIVPVESSVRLSDLLTSLSIRMSLHLIPKMNHTEMVTDLMAPDRHFYHTVFGCIKHEYSKFQGYVA, from the exons at GATTGGGTTGAAGTGCTATTTCTCTCTGCCAGTGGTAGCAGGGGCTTTTTTTGTGGGTCTCCCTTATAGCATCTCTCTGGTTGCCCAGTGGCTTTATGGCTGGCCCAATAAACCTGGGTACCAAAAATATATGGAGGCTCTCAAACCAAG GCGCATATACTGTTTGACAAGAGCCGTGCTAGAGATGCTGAAGTATCTTCAATATGGAAAACTGTACTTTCAGTGGAAGTTGTGGTACAAAGATGACAAAAATAGCAAGCACTATGTGAAA GGTATCACCTTTGGTCGGCGAGGCTACAAACTAGATTTATACTATTCGCCAAGCATGGACAATTCTAATGCTGCTCCTGTACCGGTGGTTATATTTGTGTATGGAGGTGCGTGGGGCTCAGGAGAAAGATCCATTTATTGTCTTTTAGCCCTACAAATGGCAAAAGAGCTTAATGCCTCTGTAATTTGTCCGGATTATTCCATATATCCAAAG gGAAATGTTCTAAATATGGTTCAAGACATTTGTGATAGTTTGCTGTGGGTGAGAGAAAGGGGCCAAACATTTAATCTTGACAAA gaCAACATAGTTTTAATGGGTCACTCTGCAGGGGCTCATCTGTGTGCCCTTACCACGTTGTTTCTTGTGAACAGTGCAGAAGAGCTATTCATTGAGCTCCCCAAACAGAGAGAACTTGTATCTGCCATCAAAGGAAATATTG GTCTGAGTGGAGTATACAATATAATGGATCATTATAAACATGAGAAAATGAGGGGTGTTGAATATGTGTCAACAATGCACAAAGCTATGGGTGGTCTGGAGAACTTTGATTATTACTCGCCAACATCATTATTGAAGAAATTGAATGAGGATCAGATAAAACG AGTTCCACCAGTGGTATTACTCCATGGAACCAGTGACATCATAGTACCGGTGGAGTCATCAGTGAGATTGTCTGACCTCCTCACATCTCTTTCTATCAGGATGTCTCTTCATCTAATACCTAAAATGAACCATACGGAGATGGTCACTGATCTTATGGCACCAGACAGGCACTTTTACCACACTGTTTTTGGCTGTATTAAACACGAGTATAGTAAATTTCAGGGTTATGTGGCATAA